Proteins from a genomic interval of Poecile atricapillus isolate bPoeAtr1 chromosome 1, bPoeAtr1.hap1, whole genome shotgun sequence:
- the NHLH2 gene encoding helix-loop-helix protein 2, producing the protein MMLSPDQAADSDHPSSAPSDPESLGGADAQALSCCVSDPEPAEGGGGEGRGGGGGGEGRGGGRPGLHPPPLSREEKRRRRRATAKYRSAHATRERIRVEAFNLAFAELRKLLPTLPPDKKLSKIEILRLAICYISYLNHVLDV; encoded by the coding sequence ATGATGCTTAGCCCGGACCAAGCTGCCGACTCCGACCACCCCTCCTCGGCGCCCTCCGACCCGGAGTCCCTGGGCGGCGCGGACGCTCAGGCGCTCAGCTGCTGCGTCTCCGACCCGGAGCCCGCCGAGGGAGGCGGCGGCGagggccggggcggcggcggcggcggggagggCCGCGGCGGGGGCCGGCCCGGGCTGCACCCGCCGCCGCTGAGCCGGGAGGAGAAGCGCCGGCGGCGCCGCGCCACCGCCAAGTACCGCTCGGCCCACGCCACGCGTGAGCGGATCCGCGTGGAGGCCTTCAACCTGGCCTTCGCCGAGCTGCGCaagctgctgcccaccctgcccccCGACAAGAAGCTCTCCAAGATCGAGATCCTGCGCCTCGCCATCTGCTACATCTCCTATCTCAACCACGTGCTGGATGTGTAG